From one Luteipulveratus mongoliensis genomic stretch:
- a CDS encoding transglutaminase family protein — MGNQADADFEPRRYQVRHRTTYLYEEDVTGCYERGCLRPRDTPSQHVISNDIEVTPEPDLMADHVDHFGNHSHYVEVRTPHTELSVTKTSLVDVDWPRADLDQLNQHTVAQAVATLRDDADPVERTSYLLPSALVDLAPSVHAYAARILTADKPLGDALVDLTRTIFADFSYAKGATSVKTTLPELLDKKEGVCQDFAHLAVGCLRSIGLPGRYVSGYIETQPPPGKPKLAGSDASHAWAAAMVPGGGWIDMDPTNDHLADSRYIVTAWGRDFRDVSPLKGVIFTESPSSKLEVAVDVTRVDATDESD; from the coding sequence ATGGGCAATCAGGCTGACGCGGATTTCGAGCCGCGCCGCTACCAGGTGCGGCACCGGACGACCTACCTCTACGAGGAAGACGTCACCGGCTGCTACGAACGCGGCTGCCTGCGCCCCCGTGACACCCCGAGCCAGCACGTCATCTCCAACGACATCGAGGTCACGCCCGAGCCGGACCTGATGGCCGACCACGTCGACCACTTCGGCAACCACAGCCACTACGTCGAGGTACGCACCCCGCACACCGAGTTGTCCGTCACCAAGACGTCACTCGTCGACGTCGACTGGCCGCGCGCCGACCTCGACCAGCTCAATCAGCACACCGTCGCTCAGGCGGTCGCCACGCTGCGCGACGATGCCGACCCGGTGGAGCGGACGTCGTACCTCTTGCCGTCGGCGCTGGTCGATCTCGCGCCGTCGGTCCACGCGTACGCCGCCCGCATCCTCACCGCGGACAAGCCGCTGGGGGACGCGCTCGTCGATCTGACCCGCACGATCTTCGCCGACTTCAGCTATGCCAAGGGCGCCACCTCGGTCAAGACCACGCTGCCCGAGCTGCTCGACAAGAAGGAAGGCGTCTGCCAGGACTTCGCCCACCTCGCGGTCGGCTGCTTGCGCTCGATCGGGCTGCCCGGGCGTTATGTCAGCGGCTACATCGAGACCCAGCCGCCGCCCGGCAAACCCAAGCTCGCGGGCTCCGACGCCTCGCACGCGTGGGCCGCGGCGATGGTGCCCGGAGGCGGGTGGATCGACATGGATCCGACCAACGACCACCTCGCCGACTCCCGCTACATCGTCACTGCGTGGGGCCGCGACTTCCGCGACGTGTCGCCGCTCAAGGGCGTCATCTTCACCGAGTCGCCGTCGTCCAAGCTCGAGGTCGCGGTGGATGTGACGCGGGTCGACGCGACCGATGAGTCAGACTGA
- a CDS encoding DUF4190 domain-containing protein, producing the protein MSQTDAVIACPSCGRTVPPDASHCPACGFALSAAQPGTEPADPYAPPAPGSIPQRPPEPPAYGSQPPAYGSQPPAYGSQPPASGQSAYGQQPYDTPPPAYGSQPPTYGQPGPYGQSPYGQPTYPSYGGYPTAPGTSGMAIAALVCSLAGFVTCLTFIIGLVLGIVALNETGPGQKEGRGMAIAGIVIGGIGTVGFLLFVLAYAIGGA; encoded by the coding sequence ATGAGTCAGACTGACGCCGTGATCGCCTGTCCCAGCTGCGGCCGTACGGTTCCGCCCGACGCCTCCCACTGTCCTGCCTGCGGCTTCGCCCTGAGCGCCGCCCAGCCGGGCACCGAACCGGCCGACCCCTACGCACCGCCCGCTCCCGGGTCGATACCGCAGCGCCCGCCCGAGCCTCCGGCGTACGGCAGCCAGCCTCCGGCGTACGGCAGCCAGCCTCCGGCGTACGGCAGCCAGCCTCCGGCGTCCGGCCAGTCGGCCTACGGCCAGCAGCCGTACGACACCCCGCCACCGGCGTACGGCAGCCAGCCACCCACGTACGGCCAGCCGGGTCCCTACGGGCAGAGTCCTTACGGCCAGCCGACCTACCCGTCGTACGGCGGCTATCCCACTGCGCCGGGCACGTCGGGGATGGCGATCGCGGCCCTCGTGTGCAGCCTCGCGGGGTTCGTGACGTGCCTGACCTTCATCATCGGCCTGGTCCTGGGCATCGTGGCGCTCAATGAAACTGGCCCGGGCCAGAAGGAAGGCCGCGGTATGGCCATCGCGGGCATCGTCATCGGCGGAATCGGGACGGTGGGCTTCCTGCTGTTCGTCCTCGCGTACGCCATCGGCGGCGCTTGA
- a CDS encoding GTP-binding protein → MDYGRSSHAASASASTKIVVAGGFGVGKTTLVGAVSEIVPLRTEALVTNVSAGTDDLAATPSKSTTTVAMDFGRITLADDLVLYLFGTPGQRRFWFMWDDLVRGAIGAIVIVDTARLDEAFSAIDYFEAKGLPFIVAVNEFDGTQRYPVDEVAEALALPSHVPIMPIDARDRESAKSALVRVTEFALQQLSTATRPVGASPASPDA, encoded by the coding sequence GTGGACTACGGGCGATCTAGCCACGCTGCCTCGGCATCCGCGTCGACCAAGATTGTGGTCGCCGGCGGATTCGGCGTGGGCAAGACCACTCTTGTCGGAGCTGTCTCCGAGATCGTGCCGCTGCGCACCGAGGCGCTGGTCACCAACGTCTCCGCCGGCACCGACGACCTCGCGGCGACGCCGTCGAAGTCGACGACCACTGTCGCGATGGACTTCGGTCGCATCACGCTGGCCGACGACCTCGTGCTCTACCTCTTCGGCACTCCTGGACAGCGCCGGTTCTGGTTCATGTGGGACGACCTGGTCCGCGGCGCGATCGGTGCGATCGTCATCGTCGACACCGCCCGTCTGGACGAGGCGTTCTCGGCGATCGACTACTTCGAGGCCAAGGGTCTGCCGTTCATCGTCGCCGTCAACGAGTTCGACGGCACCCAGCGCTACCCCGTCGACGAGGTCGCCGAGGCGCTCGCTCTCCCGTCACACGTGCCGATCATGCCGATCGACGCGCGCGACCGTGAGTCGGCCAAGTCTGCCCTCGTGCGGGTCACCGAGTTCGCGCTGCAGCAGCTCTCGACGGCGACGCGTCCGGTCGGCGCCTCGCCGGCCAGCCCCGACGCCTGA
- a CDS encoding flavin-containing monooxygenase: MQDTEHYDVVIVGAGISGIGAAYRLQTMSPGKSYLIVEARESLGGTWDLFKYPGLRSDSDMFTLGFPFEPWRGEKSIADGADILQYVKDTAAKHGIDQRIRFGTKVAHGSWSSEDATWTLDLETAEGAGQVTSSFVYFASGYYNYAEGYTPEFPGRESFQGELIHPQFWPEGLDVAGKKVVVIGSGATAVTLIPALVAQGTEHVTMLQRTPTYILPLPAKDPIANLARKLPHAQAAHTFNRWSNAVKTIAFYQFSRRMPRTATKVLTAGPRIAMRGSAAYDPKDFQPPYKPWDQRVCIIPDGDLFATLREGGASIVTDTIDTFVPEGIRTSSGEVLEADIVVSATGLAMQMAGGATLDIDGEKVDYGAHYVYRGCMLEGVPNAAIAIGYTNASWTLRADLSATFFCKFVNQVSDNGFAFAYPRVSGQLTPGPVLDLTSGYVQRSMAKFPKRGDKAPWLVRQNFLLDSLDMRRAKPTDEMRFVRPGEAIRPGVGTAAGAA, translated from the coding sequence ATGCAGGACACCGAGCACTACGACGTCGTCATTGTCGGCGCAGGCATCTCCGGCATTGGTGCTGCCTACCGGCTGCAGACCATGTCGCCCGGCAAGAGCTATCTGATCGTCGAGGCCCGTGAGTCGTTGGGCGGCACCTGGGACTTGTTCAAGTACCCCGGGCTGCGCTCGGACTCGGACATGTTCACGCTGGGCTTCCCGTTCGAGCCGTGGCGTGGGGAGAAGTCGATCGCGGACGGCGCCGACATCCTCCAGTACGTCAAGGACACGGCCGCCAAGCACGGCATCGACCAGCGAATTCGCTTCGGCACCAAGGTTGCTCACGGTTCGTGGTCGTCCGAGGACGCGACGTGGACCCTCGATCTCGAGACGGCGGAGGGCGCCGGCCAGGTGACGTCGAGCTTCGTCTATTTCGCGTCGGGCTACTACAACTACGCCGAGGGCTACACGCCGGAGTTCCCGGGACGTGAGTCGTTCCAAGGTGAGCTGATCCACCCGCAGTTCTGGCCGGAGGGCCTCGACGTCGCAGGCAAGAAGGTCGTGGTGATCGGCTCCGGCGCGACCGCGGTGACACTCATCCCGGCGCTGGTCGCGCAGGGCACCGAGCACGTCACGATGCTGCAGCGGACACCGACCTACATCCTGCCGCTGCCGGCCAAGGACCCCATCGCCAACCTCGCCCGCAAGCTGCCTCACGCGCAGGCAGCGCACACGTTCAACCGGTGGAGCAACGCGGTCAAGACGATCGCGTTCTACCAGTTCTCGCGGCGGATGCCCCGGACCGCGACCAAGGTGCTGACCGCGGGACCGCGGATCGCGATGCGCGGCTCGGCGGCGTACGACCCCAAGGACTTCCAGCCGCCCTACAAGCCCTGGGACCAGCGCGTCTGCATCATCCCCGACGGCGACCTGTTCGCGACGCTGCGCGAGGGCGGCGCGAGCATCGTCACTGACACGATCGACACGTTCGTCCCCGAGGGCATCCGGACCAGCTCTGGCGAGGTCCTCGAGGCCGACATCGTTGTGAGCGCAACGGGATTGGCCATGCAGATGGCCGGTGGCGCGACACTGGACATCGACGGCGAGAAGGTCGACTACGGCGCGCACTACGTCTACCGCGGCTGCATGCTCGAGGGCGTACCCAACGCCGCGATCGCGATCGGCTACACCAACGCGTCCTGGACACTGCGGGCCGACCTGTCAGCGACGTTCTTCTGCAAGTTCGTCAACCAGGTCAGCGACAACGGCTTCGCCTTCGCCTACCCGCGGGTGAGCGGACAGCTGACGCCGGGGCCGGTCCTCGACCTGACGTCGGGTTACGTGCAGCGGTCGATGGCCAAGTTCCCGAAGCGGGGCGACAAGGCGCCATGGCTGGTCCGGCAGAACTTCCTGCTCGACTCGTTGGACATGCGTCGGGCCAAGCCGACGGACGAGATGCGCTTCGTCCGGCCCGGCGAGGCGATCCGCCCCGGAGTCGGCACCGCCGCCGGAGCCGCCTGA
- a CDS encoding asparaginase, whose translation MNDQPRTPQVAYFALGGTIASVPPAPGEPAQPGLSAAQIAAGIPGLEDIAVVKAEDLMKVSSARLSLSHVLQLRDAALAAVEAGATGVVVSQGTDSLEETSYALDVLWDRPEPVVFTGAMRNPSLLSPDGAANLMAAVRTAADEQARDQGVLVVLNDEVHAARYVSKTHTSNVATFQSPAAGRIGWLIEDRVHFALRVERVPALKVASDADIPPVALVTMTLGDDGRILRALPVLAYQGVVLAAMGGGHVALEWVDPLRGLADKVPVVLASRTGAGEILSKTYGYPGSEVALLGAGLIRAGALDPLKARVRLSLALAAGVPAAEAFGATGTTTGPVTG comes from the coding sequence GTGAATGATCAGCCCCGCACACCGCAGGTCGCCTACTTCGCGCTAGGCGGGACCATCGCCAGCGTGCCGCCCGCGCCGGGAGAGCCGGCTCAGCCCGGTCTCTCGGCGGCCCAGATCGCGGCCGGCATCCCCGGTCTCGAGGACATCGCGGTCGTCAAGGCCGAGGACCTCATGAAGGTCAGCTCGGCGCGCCTCTCACTCAGCCACGTGCTGCAGCTGCGTGACGCGGCACTCGCCGCGGTCGAGGCCGGCGCCACCGGAGTCGTCGTGTCCCAGGGCACCGACTCACTGGAGGAGACGTCGTACGCCCTCGACGTCCTCTGGGACCGCCCCGAGCCCGTGGTCTTCACCGGCGCGATGCGCAACCCGTCGCTGCTGAGCCCGGACGGCGCGGCCAACCTGATGGCCGCGGTCCGCACGGCCGCCGACGAGCAGGCGCGCGATCAGGGCGTACTCGTTGTGCTGAACGATGAGGTGCACGCCGCCCGCTACGTCAGCAAGACGCACACCAGCAACGTGGCCACCTTCCAGTCGCCGGCAGCTGGCCGGATCGGCTGGCTCATCGAGGACCGGGTGCACTTCGCGCTCCGCGTGGAGCGGGTGCCCGCCCTCAAGGTGGCGAGCGATGCCGACATCCCGCCGGTCGCGCTCGTCACGATGACGCTCGGCGATGACGGCCGCATCCTGCGGGCGCTGCCGGTGCTCGCCTACCAGGGCGTCGTGCTGGCTGCGATGGGCGGCGGCCACGTCGCCCTCGAGTGGGTCGACCCGCTGCGCGGCCTGGCCGACAAGGTCCCGGTCGTGCTCGCCTCACGGACCGGAGCCGGCGAGATCCTGTCGAAGACGTACGGCTATCCGGGCAGCGAGGTCGCGCTCCTCGGCGCGGGCCTGATCCGGGCGGGTGCTCTCGATCCGCTGAAGGCGCGGGTACGCCTGAGCCTCGCCCTGGCAGCGGGCGTGCCCGCAGCTGAGGCGTTTGGCGCGACGGGCACGACCACGGGTCCCGTCACCGGGTGA
- a CDS encoding type IV toxin-antitoxin system AbiEi family antitoxin domain-containing protein has protein sequence MPDTDDDAALGTLALRPERLFVPADARRLGIRKDDLRAWVRRGMVRHLGRGVYAVGEAPEGPEEAHRQLIKALLLGHPTAVASHHSALVLHGLDVYGVDLATAYATWTNDGPTRTRGAFRTIRTTRPPEVKAVDGWATVTPAWAIAQTAARFGVVAGVVSADHALKRKLVTMDDLIYAVAEHEETMGVGRMRAMLDRCDGSSESVGESRLRLICEDSGSRSSHSSASSAGVE, from the coding sequence ATGCCCGACACCGACGACGATGCCGCTCTCGGGACCCTTGCGTTGCGACCGGAGCGATTGTTCGTCCCCGCGGACGCACGGCGCCTTGGCATCCGCAAGGACGACCTGCGTGCCTGGGTCCGTCGTGGCATGGTGCGACATCTCGGCCGCGGGGTGTACGCCGTGGGCGAGGCACCCGAAGGACCCGAGGAGGCGCATCGTCAGCTCATCAAGGCGCTCCTCCTCGGCCATCCGACGGCCGTCGCCAGCCACCACTCGGCACTCGTCCTGCACGGCCTCGATGTCTATGGCGTGGACCTCGCGACGGCGTACGCGACGTGGACCAACGACGGTCCCACTCGCACGCGCGGTGCCTTCCGGACGATCCGGACCACTCGCCCGCCGGAGGTCAAGGCCGTCGATGGGTGGGCGACGGTGACGCCGGCCTGGGCAATCGCTCAGACTGCCGCACGCTTCGGGGTCGTAGCTGGCGTCGTCTCTGCCGACCATGCACTTAAGCGCAAGCTGGTCACGATGGACGACCTCATCTACGCGGTGGCCGAGCACGAGGAGACGATGGGCGTCGGCAGGATGCGCGCGATGCTCGATCGGTGCGACGGGTCGAGCGAGTCAGTCGGTGAGTCACGACTGCGACTGATCTGCGAGGACTCGGGATCGCGGTCGAGCCACAGTTCCGCGTCCTCCGCGGGAGTCGAGTGA
- a CDS encoding circularly permuted type 2 ATP-grasp protein translates to MSAEVNADSGGALDAYRELLASQAIHPGPDAQPIVDELFGPDGVRPEHEALADTIEGMGTTGLLTRAARAKRFVQSDGVTYGSAEDGRQGNNWHLDPLPVILGAQEWADLEAGLAQRAHLLDLVLSDLYGERTLLHRRVVPPEVVLGQRGFIRQVDRVRLPSAQQLFMTATDLARGADGQWQVIADRTQAPSGAGYAMANRRIITRTMPALHRGTDLARLRSFFHTMRVALQDVAPETSEAPRVVLLSPGSGSETAFDQAFTATLLGFPLVEADDLTMRDGRVWVRSTGRLEPVDVILRRVDAEWSDPLELRTDSQLGVPGLIEATRRGTVAVVNPIGAGVLENPGLQHFLGDIAREVLGEDLTLPAPPSWWCGDDTERSHVLAHLDELVVKPISRDVHSESEFGWTLSKAELDDLRRRVEAQPWAWTAQEVVPSSSAPVVTRRGLEPRRLVLRTFAVAQGGSYTFMPGGLGRVATDIGQHLVTGGTGALAKDVWVRAASEPSAEPWTQRLSDRVVAHPSAAPTAGMAPRVAEDLFWIGRYAERAESTARLLKVADDLTEDFAGRPGSLGAAAMTAILEAVATVTTVPWEAPEDTEAPPVPRLRALVTDRRTPGSVGFAVVRLVQAAQQVRDQLSLDTWPVLSRLEQTLAAEESDESQLQALLEQLLESLLALAGVVAQSMIRDRTWAYIDAGGRVERAQLTVSLLQATLALERSPVIEGQITESVLVAGESVITHRRRSASGLGPASPVQSALDLLLLDRLNPRSVAYQLDRLGEDLTLIGDEAQAALSSEVAQRLQHADVVHLAGSGRAGLAELLGGLDHDLRGLADAISRHHFVRKATQRTHLTEWTLARLEAH, encoded by the coding sequence ATGTCAGCCGAGGTCAACGCCGATTCCGGTGGCGCGCTGGACGCCTACCGGGAGCTGTTGGCGTCTCAGGCGATTCACCCCGGACCGGACGCCCAGCCGATCGTCGATGAGCTGTTCGGACCGGACGGCGTACGCCCCGAGCACGAGGCCTTGGCCGACACCATCGAAGGGATGGGCACGACCGGCCTGCTGACGCGCGCGGCGCGGGCCAAGCGGTTCGTGCAGAGCGACGGCGTCACCTACGGCAGCGCCGAGGACGGCCGACAGGGCAACAACTGGCACCTCGACCCGCTGCCCGTCATTCTCGGCGCCCAGGAGTGGGCCGATCTCGAGGCCGGTCTGGCGCAGCGTGCCCACCTGCTCGACCTGGTGCTGTCCGACCTCTACGGCGAGCGGACGCTGCTGCACCGTCGCGTCGTGCCGCCCGAGGTCGTGCTCGGCCAGAGGGGTTTCATCCGTCAGGTCGACCGGGTGCGACTGCCGAGTGCTCAACAGCTCTTCATGACCGCGACCGACCTCGCCCGCGGCGCCGACGGCCAGTGGCAGGTCATCGCCGACCGCACCCAGGCACCGTCCGGAGCCGGCTACGCCATGGCCAACCGGCGCATCATCACGCGCACGATGCCGGCGCTGCACCGCGGCACCGATCTCGCGCGCCTGCGGAGCTTCTTCCACACCATGCGGGTCGCCCTGCAGGACGTCGCACCCGAGACCAGCGAGGCGCCGCGCGTCGTGCTGCTGAGCCCCGGTTCGGGCAGTGAGACCGCGTTCGACCAGGCGTTCACCGCGACCCTGCTCGGCTTCCCGCTGGTCGAGGCCGATGACCTCACCATGCGCGACGGGCGGGTCTGGGTGCGCAGCACCGGCCGGCTAGAGCCGGTCGACGTGATCCTTCGTCGAGTCGACGCCGAATGGTCGGATCCCCTTGAGCTGCGGACGGATTCGCAGCTCGGAGTGCCTGGCTTGATCGAGGCCACCCGCCGCGGGACGGTCGCCGTCGTCAACCCGATCGGCGCTGGCGTCCTCGAAAATCCCGGGCTCCAGCACTTCCTCGGTGACATCGCCCGCGAGGTGCTGGGCGAAGACCTCACCCTGCCTGCGCCGCCGTCATGGTGGTGCGGTGACGACACCGAGCGCTCGCACGTGCTGGCCCATCTCGACGAGCTCGTGGTCAAGCCCATCTCCCGCGACGTGCACAGCGAGAGCGAGTTCGGCTGGACCCTGAGCAAGGCCGAGCTGGACGACCTGCGGCGCCGGGTCGAGGCGCAGCCGTGGGCGTGGACCGCTCAAGAGGTCGTGCCCTCGTCGTCCGCGCCTGTGGTCACCCGTCGCGGTCTGGAGCCGCGGCGTCTGGTGCTGCGCACGTTCGCCGTCGCGCAGGGCGGCAGCTACACGTTCATGCCCGGCGGGCTCGGTCGCGTTGCCACGGACATCGGCCAGCACCTCGTCACCGGTGGCACCGGTGCGCTCGCCAAGGACGTCTGGGTACGCGCCGCCTCCGAGCCGTCCGCGGAGCCCTGGACCCAACGGCTGAGCGACCGTGTCGTGGCTCACCCGTCCGCAGCACCGACGGCGGGCATGGCCCCGCGCGTGGCCGAGGACCTCTTCTGGATCGGGCGCTACGCCGAGCGCGCCGAGAGCACGGCCCGCCTGCTCAAGGTCGCCGATGACCTGACCGAGGACTTCGCGGGCCGTCCGGGTTCGCTCGGTGCTGCTGCGATGACCGCGATCCTCGAGGCCGTCGCCACCGTCACGACCGTCCCGTGGGAGGCCCCCGAGGACACCGAGGCACCACCCGTCCCGCGGCTCCGCGCATTGGTGACCGACCGTCGTACGCCGGGCAGTGTCGGTTTCGCCGTCGTCCGACTGGTGCAGGCGGCCCAGCAAGTCCGCGACCAGCTCTCCCTCGACACCTGGCCCGTGCTCAGCCGCCTCGAGCAGACGCTCGCGGCCGAGGAGTCCGACGAGTCGCAGCTGCAGGCGCTCCTCGAGCAGCTGCTGGAGTCGTTGCTCGCACTGGCCGGTGTGGTCGCGCAGAGCATGATCCGCGACCGGACCTGGGCCTACATCGACGCCGGTGGCCGCGTGGAGCGCGCCCAGCTCACGGTGTCGTTGCTCCAGGCCACACTCGCGCTCGAGCGCTCGCCCGTCATCGAGGGGCAGATCACCGAGTCCGTGCTCGTCGCGGGCGAGAGCGTGATCACCCACCGACGCCGGTCGGCGTCCGGTCTCGGACCTGCGTCCCCGGTGCAGTCGGCGCTCGACCTGCTGCTGCTCGACCGGCTCAATCCGCGGTCGGTCGCCTACCAGCTCGACCGGCTGGGCGAGGACCTCACCCTCATCGGCGACGAGGCGCAGGCGGCCCTCAGCAGTGAAGTGGCGCAGCGGTTGCAGCACGCGGACGTGGTGCACCTTGCCGGCTCCGGCCGAGCAGGGCTGGCCGAGCTGCTGGGCGGGCTCGACCACGACCTGCGCGGCCTGGCCGATGCGATCAGCCGCCACCACTTCGTCCGCAAGGCGACCCAGCGCACCCACCTCACCGAGTGGACGCTCGCTCGACTGGAGGCCCACTGA
- a CDS encoding acyl-CoA dehydrogenase family protein: MRPMAQTLEQLFAIDSLIHDDEREIAKAVRHFVDQRVRPHIADWFDTGKVPARELTKELGELGVLGMHLEGYGCAGMSATTYGLACQELEAGDSGIRSLVSVQGSLAMYSIHAYGSEEQKQEWLPRMAKGEVIGCFGLTEPDFGSNPGGMRTRAKQDGDDWVLNGTKMWITNGAVADVAVVWAQTDDKMRGFVVPTDTKGFSAPEIHKKMSLRASVTAELVLEDVRLPKSAMLPGARGLSGPLGCLNEARFGIIFGSMGAARDCLETTIAYAQDRLVFDKSLASYQLTQAKLADMALELGKGQLLALHLGRLKDAGHVDAAQVSVGKLNNTREAIKIARECRTILGANGITLEYPVIRHANNLESVLTYEGTSEVHQLVIGKALTGAEAFR; encoded by the coding sequence ATGAGACCCATGGCACAAACACTTGAGCAGCTCTTCGCGATCGACAGTCTGATTCATGACGACGAACGCGAGATCGCCAAGGCCGTGCGGCATTTCGTCGATCAGCGGGTCCGGCCGCACATCGCGGACTGGTTCGACACCGGCAAGGTTCCGGCCCGCGAGCTGACCAAGGAGCTGGGCGAGCTCGGCGTCCTCGGGATGCACCTCGAGGGTTACGGCTGCGCGGGCATGAGCGCGACGACGTATGGCCTGGCGTGCCAAGAGCTGGAGGCCGGCGACTCCGGGATCCGCAGCCTGGTGTCGGTGCAGGGTTCGCTGGCGATGTACTCGATCCACGCCTACGGGTCCGAGGAGCAGAAGCAGGAGTGGCTACCTCGCATGGCAAAAGGCGAGGTGATCGGCTGCTTCGGGCTGACCGAGCCGGACTTCGGGTCCAACCCCGGCGGCATGCGCACACGCGCCAAGCAGGACGGCGACGACTGGGTCCTCAACGGCACCAAGATGTGGATCACCAACGGTGCGGTCGCCGATGTCGCGGTGGTCTGGGCGCAGACCGACGACAAGATGCGCGGCTTCGTCGTCCCGACCGACACCAAGGGTTTCTCCGCGCCCGAGATCCACAAGAAGATGTCGCTGCGCGCGTCCGTGACCGCCGAGCTGGTCCTCGAGGACGTACGCCTGCCGAAGTCCGCGATGCTCCCCGGCGCCCGTGGCCTGTCCGGTCCGCTGGGCTGTCTGAACGAGGCGCGCTTCGGCATCATCTTCGGGTCGATGGGTGCGGCGCGTGACTGCCTGGAGACCACGATCGCGTACGCCCAGGATCGGCTGGTCTTCGACAAGTCGCTCGCGTCCTACCAGCTGACCCAGGCCAAGCTCGCCGACATGGCGCTCGAGCTCGGCAAGGGACAGCTGCTCGCGCTCCACCTCGGCCGCCTGAAGGACGCTGGCCACGTCGACGCAGCGCAGGTCAGCGTCGGCAAGCTCAACAACACCCGCGAGGCCATCAAGATCGCGCGCGAGTGCCGCACCATCCTGGGCGCCAACGGAATCACGTTGGAATACCCCGTGATTCGACATGCCAACAACCTCGAGTCCGTCCTCACCTACGAAGGGACATCAGAAGTGCATCAGCTCGTCATCGGCAAGGCTCTGACCGGAGCCGAGGCTTTTCGGTGA
- a CDS encoding CaiB/BaiF CoA transferase family protein: protein MTSPAQEGSLSGLVIADFGRVLAGPYATMLLADLGAEVVKVERPGTGDDTRQWGPPFTEDGEATYFLSVNRNKSSRVLDLRTDEGRSAATDLIAEADVVVENFLPGAMDRLGLGYDHARAVNDDVIYCSITGFGRDSTLPGYDLLVQGVSGLMSVTGPSPDEPTKVGVALIDIITGLHAAVGILAALRHRDRTGEGQRVEVNLLSSALSALANQASAHLLTGVVPQPTGNAHPSIVPYAVYATADRPLVLAVGNDRQFGSLATVLGDPGLASDERFGTNADRVAHADELRELLEAHLTQHAADVWSERLAAAGVPAGPVNALDEAFAFAEQLGLQPVTDVEGVRQVSHPIRLSETPPTYRTRPPRLPEA from the coding sequence GTGACGTCTCCCGCGCAAGAAGGGTCGCTGTCCGGCCTCGTCATCGCCGACTTCGGTCGGGTGCTGGCGGGGCCGTACGCCACCATGCTGCTGGCCGACCTCGGCGCCGAGGTGGTCAAGGTCGAGCGGCCGGGGACCGGGGACGACACCCGCCAGTGGGGTCCGCCGTTCACCGAGGACGGTGAGGCGACCTACTTTCTGTCGGTCAACCGCAACAAGTCCTCGCGGGTGCTCGACCTGCGGACCGACGAAGGCCGTTCTGCCGCAACGGATCTCATCGCCGAGGCCGATGTCGTGGTGGAGAACTTCCTGCCCGGTGCGATGGACCGTCTCGGGCTCGGCTACGACCATGCTCGGGCCGTCAACGATGACGTGATCTATTGCAGCATCACGGGATTCGGCCGTGACTCGACGTTGCCGGGCTACGACCTGCTGGTGCAGGGCGTGAGCGGTCTGATGTCGGTGACCGGCCCCTCACCGGACGAGCCCACCAAGGTCGGTGTCGCGCTGATCGACATCATCACCGGGCTGCACGCGGCCGTCGGCATCCTTGCCGCGCTGCGCCATCGGGACCGCACGGGCGAGGGTCAACGGGTCGAGGTCAACCTGCTCAGCTCGGCGCTGTCCGCGCTGGCCAACCAGGCGTCCGCCCACCTGCTGACCGGCGTCGTACCCCAGCCGACCGGCAACGCGCACCCCTCGATCGTGCCCTACGCGGTGTACGCCACCGCTGACCGGCCGCTCGTCCTCGCCGTGGGCAACGATCGCCAGTTCGGCTCTCTGGCAACGGTCCTCGGCGATCCAGGCTTGGCGAGCGATGAGCGCTTCGGGACCAATGCCGACCGTGTCGCGCACGCCGACGAGCTCCGAGAGCTGCTGGAAGCACACCTGACCCAGCACGCGGCCGACGTGTGGTCGGAGCGGTTGGCGGCGGCCGGCGTACCCGCTGGTCCGGTGAACGCACTCGATGAGGCGTTCGCCTTCGCCGAGCAGCTCGGTCTGCAACCCGTCACAGACGTCGAGGGAGTGCGGCAGGTGTCCCACCCGATCCGGCTCAGCGAGACACCGCCGACCTATCGGACCAGACCCCCGCGACTCCCCGAGGCGTGA
- a CDS encoding DUF742 domain-containing protein, whose protein sequence is MATRDPAPEDDAPQARIVRPYALTSGRTRANVDLPVEATLQLQPSAWDQDWPEDDLTTRIVAVCEASPSVAEVSAKVGAPLGVVRVLLGDLIESGHIRVQTTLSETSSVDERHDLIERTLRGLRAI, encoded by the coding sequence ATGGCAACACGTGACCCTGCACCCGAAGACGACGCGCCCCAGGCGCGAATCGTCCGGCCCTATGCCCTGACCTCAGGACGTACGCGGGCCAACGTCGACCTGCCCGTCGAGGCGACGTTGCAGCTCCAGCCGTCCGCCTGGGACCAGGACTGGCCTGAGGACGACCTGACGACCAGGATTGTCGCTGTGTGCGAAGCGAGTCCGTCGGTTGCCGAGGTGTCCGCCAAGGTCGGGGCACCCCTGGGTGTTGTCCGTGTGTTGCTGGGCGACCTCATCGAATCCGGTCACATCCGGGTCCAAACCACGCTTTCTGAAACCTCGTCCGTCGACGAGCGTCATGACCTCATCGAAAGGACCCTCCGTGGACTACGGGCGATCTAG